Proteins from a single region of Strix uralensis isolate ZFMK-TIS-50842 chromosome 31, bStrUra1, whole genome shotgun sequence:
- the LOC141936047 gene encoding olfactory receptor 14I1-like, producing MGRRETTGEAGPQGKSQSPEDGLSLSEGQLIASPTHCRAQSPQRQQMSNGSSITEFLLLAFADTRELQLLHFWLFLGIYLAALLGNGLIITAIACDHHLHTPMYFFLLNLSLLDLGSISITLPKAMDNSLWDRRDISHSGCVAQIFFFLFFFGAEFSLLTIMSYDRYVVICKPLHYGTLLGSRACVHMAAAAWGTGLV from the exons ATGGGGCGCAGAGAGACCACGGGAGAAGCGGGACCCCAGGGGAAGAGTCAAAGCCCTGAAGATGGGCTGTCCTTAAGTGAGGGTCAGCTCATTGCCAGTCCCACACACTGCcgtgcccagagcccccag aggcagcagatgtccaacggcagctccatcactgagttcctcctcctggcattcgcagacacacgggagctgcagctcttgcacttctggctcttcctgggcatctacctggctgccctcctgggcaacggcctcatcatcaccgccatcgcctgtgaccaccacctgcacacccccatgtacttcttcctcctcaacctctccctcctcgacctgggctccatctccatcactctccccaaagccatggacaattccctctgggacagaAGAGACATCTCCCACTCAGGTTGTGTtgcccaaatctttttctttctcttcttttttggagcagagttttctctcctcaccatcatgtcctacgaccgctacgttgtcatctgcaaacccctgcactacgggaccctcctgggcagcagagcttgtgtccacatggcagcagctgcctggggcactgg tttggtgtaa